In the genome of Pseudoglutamicibacter cumminsii, one region contains:
- a CDS encoding flavin monoamine oxidase family protein, producing the protein MTNAQNPTIDRDVVVIGAGPAGLMAAYTLKKAGKSVAVLEARERVGGRTWNGKVAGTDGKEHFIEIGGQWISPDQTRLSDLVEELGLNTFSRYREGTSIYVDPEGNRHKYTGDRLPVNDATNKEMDKLIDLMNSVAEEVGASEPWAAERAAELDSISFKDFLAQHTDDQEAIDNVSIYVASGMLTKPAHTFSALQAALMAASAGSFSNLVDEDFILDKRVEGGMQSVSLTLAKHLGDDVFLGSPVRELEWATPDPSTADELNNIAADVRNGVENGVLGPVTAVSDKVTVNAKAAVLAVPPNLYSRIQFVPPLPREQQVAHQHISMGLVIKVHAVYKTPFWREEGLSGTGFGGGRLVQEVYDNTNYGENFAGGTSGEEDPCGTLVGFISDVYAEEMWALPEEERKQRILSAMADYLGPKTMEPIAFYLSDMAAEEWTRGAYATSYDLGGLSRWGHLQNQPTGPIFYACSDIAAEGYQHVDGAVRMGEAAAHAILEAR; encoded by the coding sequence ATGACGAACGCTCAGAACCCAACCATCGACCGCGATGTGGTGGTCATCGGTGCAGGTCCAGCTGGACTCATGGCCGCATACACCCTCAAGAAGGCCGGCAAATCGGTCGCCGTCTTGGAAGCACGCGAACGCGTAGGCGGCCGCACCTGGAACGGTAAGGTCGCAGGAACTGACGGCAAGGAACACTTCATCGAGATCGGTGGCCAGTGGATTTCCCCAGACCAGACCCGCCTCTCCGACCTCGTCGAGGAGCTCGGTCTCAACACCTTCTCGCGCTATCGCGAAGGTACCTCGATCTACGTTGACCCGGAAGGCAACCGCCACAAGTACACCGGCGACCGCCTCCCAGTAAATGACGCGACGAACAAAGAGATGGATAAGCTCATCGACCTCATGAACTCCGTCGCAGAAGAGGTCGGCGCATCCGAACCGTGGGCCGCTGAGCGCGCCGCGGAGCTCGACTCGATCTCCTTCAAGGACTTCCTCGCACAGCACACCGACGACCAGGAAGCGATCGACAACGTCTCGATCTACGTCGCATCCGGCATGCTCACCAAGCCAGCGCACACGTTCTCCGCGCTCCAAGCGGCACTCATGGCCGCATCGGCGGGTTCCTTCTCCAACCTCGTGGACGAAGACTTCATCCTGGATAAGCGCGTTGAGGGCGGCATGCAGTCGGTATCGCTGACGCTCGCCAAGCACCTCGGTGACGACGTATTCCTCGGCAGCCCGGTCCGCGAACTCGAATGGGCCACCCCCGACCCATCGACTGCTGACGAACTCAACAACATCGCCGCCGATGTGCGCAACGGCGTGGAAAACGGTGTGCTCGGCCCAGTCACCGCGGTATCTGACAAGGTCACCGTCAACGCGAAAGCAGCCGTGCTCGCCGTGCCGCCTAACCTCTACAGCCGCATCCAGTTCGTTCCGCCACTTCCGCGCGAACAGCAGGTTGCGCACCAGCACATCTCGATGGGCCTGGTCATCAAGGTTCACGCGGTCTACAAAACCCCGTTCTGGCGTGAAGAAGGCCTCTCCGGCACCGGATTCGGTGGCGGCCGCCTGGTCCAGGAGGTCTACGACAACACCAACTACGGCGAAAACTTCGCCGGCGGAACCAGCGGTGAAGAGGACCCATGCGGAACGCTCGTGGGCTTCATCTCCGACGTCTACGCCGAAGAAATGTGGGCTCTGCCAGAAGAGGAGCGCAAACAGCGCATCCTCTCCGCTATGGCCGACTACCTCGGCCCGAAGACCATGGAACCGATCGCGTTCTACCTCTCCGACATGGCGGCAGAGGAATGGACCCGCGGCGCGTACGCAACCAGCTACGACCTCGGCGGCCTGAGCCGTTGGGGCCACCTGCAGAACCAGCCAACCGGCCCGATCTTCTACGCATGCTCCGACATCGCCGCTGAAGGTTATCAACACGTCGACGGCGCTGTGCGTATGGGTGAGGCCGCGGCTCATGCGATTCTGGAAGCACGTTAA
- a CDS encoding universal stress protein, whose translation MPVPSRRILVGYVATAAGRDALNLGITLAVDRDAELHVAMVAPEAEPYAAAVSQGAGYERVLRRQLQEWVDEAVASVPEGVRVFGHVVSAHSDAEGLLAQAREVDAGAIVIGARGGGVLGRYRIGSVAQALLHSSPVPVVLAPRGYVGRGPLSRITALFGDRPGGMQVIAETLAAADATDTPVRLVTFAQASETGKSSAAHTGVPNAEAMKSFVLEQLDRLGSGEHGERARAMINSGQAITEVVTGKEIEKSVRRLDWEPNEVVVVGSSRLAPAGRAFMGSHAARVLRAISVPMVVVPAPR comes from the coding sequence GTGCCAGTTCCATCCCGTCGAATCCTTGTAGGTTACGTCGCTACCGCGGCGGGCCGTGACGCCCTGAACTTGGGTATCACGCTCGCTGTGGACCGCGATGCCGAGCTCCACGTGGCCATGGTTGCTCCGGAAGCGGAGCCGTATGCGGCCGCAGTTTCTCAGGGCGCGGGCTATGAGCGCGTCTTGCGCCGCCAGCTGCAGGAATGGGTCGACGAAGCGGTCGCTTCGGTCCCGGAAGGCGTCCGCGTGTTCGGCCACGTGGTGTCGGCACATTCGGATGCGGAGGGACTGCTGGCTCAGGCTCGGGAGGTCGATGCGGGCGCGATTGTGATCGGTGCCCGCGGCGGCGGTGTTCTGGGCCGGTACCGGATCGGTTCGGTGGCCCAGGCGCTGCTGCACAGCTCGCCGGTCCCAGTGGTGTTGGCGCCTCGCGGCTATGTAGGCCGCGGCCCGCTGAGCCGCATCACGGCCCTGTTCGGCGACCGTCCTGGCGGTATGCAGGTGATCGCTGAAACCCTTGCTGCCGCCGATGCGACGGACACCCCGGTCCGGTTGGTGACGTTCGCTCAGGCCTCTGAGACCGGTAAGTCTTCGGCCGCTCACACAGGTGTTCCAAACGCGGAAGCGATGAAGTCGTTCGTGTTGGAGCAGCTGGACCGGTTGGGCAGTGGCGAGCACGGTGAACGTGCTCGGGCAATGATCAACTCCGGCCAGGCGATCACTGAAGTGGTTACAGGCAAGGAGATCGAGAAGTCGGTGCGCCGCCTCGATTGGGAACCGAATGAGGTCGTGGTTGTCGGCTCGTCACGCTTGGCCCCTGCTGGGCGAGCGTTCATGGGCTCCCACGCCGCACGCGTTCTGCGTGCGATCTCGGTTCCCATGGTGGTGGTTCCCGCACCGCGCTGA
- a CDS encoding APC family permease gives MATSKQKQKSSESFSGKGLAAGKVGVLGAVVIGVSCIAPAYTLTSGLGPTISEVGTHVPAILLLGFIPMLLVAFGYKELNNRVPDSGTSFTWATKAFNPWIGWMGGWGLIAATVIVLSNLAAVAVDFFYLMLAQLFGDPAIADLTRNLWVNIPTTIVLIALAAWISYVGVEATKAVQYVLVVIQIVVLGGFVVMAFRGVSEGTAFDATPVSLDWFNPLSAGDFSVIAAGVSLSIFMFWGWDTTLTMNEETKDPKTTSARASIIVMLVIMTVYISVALAVVAWAGTGDEGLGAGNPENQESIFAALAGPVMGPFALAMAVGIMASSFASLQSTMVSPSRTLLAMGYYGALPPSFGRISPKYRTPSMGTIFSAAAAGTFYIVTRLLSENALWDTITALGLMVCFYYGITALAAVWYLRHELFESAKTVLTRLVFPLLGGIMLLIMFFKTAYDSLDPSYGSGSSFGGIGMVFILGMGVLVIGVTIMIITAIKNPAFFRGETLPQVDSTTDTYMGDVVGAALEDGDATTASAAEEKDKEQK, from the coding sequence ATGGCCACCTCAAAACAGAAACAAAAGAGCAGCGAAAGCTTCTCTGGCAAGGGGCTTGCGGCCGGTAAGGTCGGCGTGCTCGGTGCTGTGGTGATCGGTGTCTCGTGTATCGCACCGGCTTATACCCTGACGTCAGGCCTAGGCCCAACGATCTCCGAGGTGGGGACGCACGTTCCCGCGATCTTGTTGTTGGGTTTCATCCCGATGCTGTTGGTCGCCTTCGGTTATAAGGAGCTCAACAACAGGGTCCCGGACTCGGGTACGTCGTTCACGTGGGCGACTAAGGCGTTCAACCCGTGGATCGGGTGGATGGGCGGCTGGGGTCTGATCGCCGCGACCGTGATCGTGCTTTCGAACCTCGCGGCCGTTGCGGTGGACTTCTTCTACCTGATGCTCGCGCAGCTGTTTGGCGACCCCGCCATCGCTGATCTCACACGTAACCTGTGGGTCAATATCCCCACAACCATCGTGTTGATCGCCCTGGCTGCGTGGATTTCCTATGTGGGTGTTGAGGCGACCAAGGCCGTCCAATATGTTCTGGTGGTCATCCAGATTGTTGTGCTGGGCGGCTTTGTTGTCATGGCCTTCCGCGGTGTCAGTGAAGGTACGGCATTCGATGCGACGCCGGTGAGCTTGGACTGGTTCAACCCGCTTTCTGCTGGTGACTTCTCGGTCATCGCGGCCGGTGTTTCACTGTCGATCTTCATGTTCTGGGGTTGGGACACGACCCTGACCATGAACGAGGAGACGAAGGACCCGAAGACGACCTCGGCGCGCGCATCGATCATCGTGATGCTCGTGATTATGACGGTCTACATCAGCGTGGCACTCGCCGTGGTTGCGTGGGCTGGTACGGGTGATGAGGGCCTCGGCGCCGGTAACCCTGAGAACCAGGAGTCGATCTTCGCGGCGCTCGCCGGGCCGGTCATGGGTCCGTTTGCCCTCGCGATGGCGGTCGGCATCATGGCATCCTCGTTTGCTTCGCTTCAGTCGACGATGGTCTCGCCGTCTCGCACGCTGCTGGCGATGGGCTATTACGGTGCGTTGCCACCGAGCTTCGGGAGGATCTCTCCGAAGTACCGTACACCGTCTATGGGCACGATCTTCTCGGCCGCAGCCGCCGGAACCTTCTACATTGTGACCCGCCTGTTGAGCGAAAACGCGTTGTGGGACACGATCACCGCGCTCGGCCTCATGGTGTGCTTCTACTACGGGATCACGGCGCTCGCGGCGGTCTGGTACTTGCGCCACGAGCTGTTCGAGAGCGCCAAGACGGTGCTGACGCGGCTGGTATTCCCGCTGCTGGGCGGCATCATGTTGCTGATCATGTTCTTCAAGACCGCATACGACTCGCTCGACCCAAGCTACGGTTCCGGTTCTTCCTTTGGCGGAATCGGAATGGTTTTCATCCTCGGGATGGGCGTGCTTGTGATCGGGGTCACTATTATGATCATTACGGCGATCAAGAACCCAGCGTTCTTCCGCGGTGAAACTCTGCCGCAGGTGGACTCCACAACCGACACCTACATGGGTGACGTCGTCGGGGCCGCCCTCGAAGATGGCGACGCAACGACCGCATCGGCCGCTGAGGAAAAGGATAAGGAGCAGAAGTGA
- a CDS encoding agmatine deiminase family protein — translation MTNQSAGYVMPPEWERHERTWMSFPTPNDTFGDRGSESLERARDAWAEVARTVARYEPVVMVMDPADEADARARLGENVTYFAAPLDDAWMRDSGPTFVRAADGELAGVNWVFNGWGAQDWAAWDHDALLASRVAARAGVTRVDSRLVNEGGGIHIDGKGTVLLTESVQMDPGRNPGVDREEIEREIHSKIGTSHAVWVPYGLTRDNGQFGTRGHIDIVACFTPAGDVLLHMQNNPDHPDYKVSRTIKKVLEAATNAEGEPLRIIEVPAPQVLTDDEGWVDYSYINHYVGNDCVILCGFNDPNDEVAVKIMQEAYPGRTVELVDAREIFACGGGIHCITQQQPVVGA, via the coding sequence GTGACCAACCAGTCCGCCGGATATGTGATGCCTCCGGAGTGGGAACGCCACGAACGCACGTGGATGTCTTTCCCGACCCCGAATGACACGTTCGGTGATCGTGGCTCTGAGTCGCTTGAGCGTGCGCGTGATGCGTGGGCTGAGGTTGCGCGCACGGTGGCTCGCTATGAGCCTGTGGTGATGGTCATGGACCCTGCTGATGAGGCCGATGCGCGGGCTCGCTTGGGTGAGAACGTCACGTATTTCGCGGCTCCGTTGGATGACGCGTGGATGCGTGATTCCGGCCCAACGTTCGTGCGTGCCGCGGACGGTGAGCTTGCCGGTGTCAACTGGGTTTTTAACGGTTGGGGCGCCCAGGACTGGGCGGCGTGGGATCACGATGCGTTGCTTGCTTCGCGGGTCGCCGCGCGTGCCGGTGTCACGCGAGTGGACTCACGGCTTGTCAACGAAGGCGGCGGGATCCACATCGACGGCAAGGGCACCGTGCTGCTGACCGAATCCGTGCAGATGGATCCGGGCCGCAACCCTGGTGTGGATCGCGAAGAGATCGAGCGGGAGATCCACAGTAAGATCGGCACGTCGCACGCCGTGTGGGTTCCGTATGGCCTGACCCGCGATAACGGACAGTTCGGAACCCGCGGCCACATCGACATCGTTGCGTGCTTCACCCCGGCCGGCGACGTCCTGCTACACATGCAGAACAACCCTGACCACCCGGACTACAAGGTGTCCCGCACCATCAAGAAGGTGCTCGAGGCTGCGACCAACGCTGAAGGTGAGCCGCTGCGGATCATCGAGGTTCCGGCCCCGCAGGTGCTGACCGATGACGAAGGCTGGGTCGACTACTCCTACATCAACCACTACGTCGGCAATGACTGCGTGATCCTGTGCGGCTTCAACGACCCGAATGACGAGGTTGCCGTCAAGATCATGCAGGAAGCGTACCCGGGCCGCACGGTTGAGCTCGTCGATGCGCGCGAAATCTTCGCGTGCGGCGGCGGGATCCACTGCATCACCCAGCAACAGCCAGTGGTGGGCGCATGA
- a CDS encoding amidase, whose protein sequence is MSKVFDAGDVVEASIAELRAALEEGRVTAVELATAYLDRIDTYDGELNSVIVRNPDALAEAEASDARRRAGELASPLDGIPYTAKESYMVRGLTVSAGSPAFKDLVAQRDAFTIERLRSAGAICLGLTTMPPMANGGMQRGLHGRAESPYNRSYLTSAFASGSSNGSGTATAASFAAFGLGEETWSSGRAPASCNALCAYTPSRGVISMRGNWPLVPTMDVCVPHTRSMADMLEVLNVIVADDHTREGDFWREQRWIDVPKASEVRPADYRELAQQRPLAGMRIGVPGMYINQDQHAGTGGDRTADAGVGGPMGQKIHTHPDVIALWEKARTVLEDAGASVEIVDFPVVSNYEGDRPEAPTISTRGMVSPEYLTDEVGYLAAWSWERFLRANAEATEAGEAAPRPATLADVDGAEIFPHPEGALEDRYVGFDDDIATYPDMIRERGFCELADIPGIGDGIAGMDQTRELDFDDWMAERKLDVIAFPAMADVGPADADTNPESAEKAWANGVWVANGNLIPRHFGIPTVTVPMGAMHTAMPVGLTFAGKPYSDNTLLALAAEFESRHPARTTPNLTVTSKDSAATIGSE, encoded by the coding sequence ATGAGCAAGGTTTTTGATGCCGGCGACGTTGTTGAGGCGAGCATCGCCGAGCTGCGTGCCGCGCTTGAAGAGGGGCGGGTGACAGCTGTCGAGCTGGCGACCGCGTACCTGGACCGCATCGATACCTACGATGGTGAGCTCAACTCGGTCATTGTGCGTAACCCGGATGCGTTGGCTGAGGCGGAGGCCTCGGATGCGCGCCGCCGTGCCGGTGAGTTGGCGTCGCCGCTGGACGGGATTCCGTACACCGCGAAAGAGTCCTACATGGTGCGGGGGCTCACGGTTTCGGCGGGTTCGCCCGCGTTCAAGGACCTCGTTGCGCAGCGCGACGCGTTCACGATCGAACGGCTGCGTTCCGCTGGCGCGATCTGCCTAGGGCTCACTACGATGCCGCCCATGGCTAACGGCGGAATGCAGCGTGGCCTCCACGGCCGCGCCGAATCCCCGTACAACCGCAGCTACCTCACGAGCGCTTTCGCGTCCGGTTCTTCGAACGGATCCGGTACCGCGACCGCCGCGAGCTTCGCGGCCTTCGGGCTGGGGGAGGAGACATGGTCTTCGGGCCGCGCCCCGGCATCCTGCAACGCCTTGTGCGCCTATACGCCCTCCCGCGGAGTGATTTCGATGCGCGGGAACTGGCCGCTGGTGCCCACGATGGACGTGTGCGTACCCCATACGCGGTCGATGGCGGACATGCTCGAGGTCCTCAACGTGATCGTCGCCGACGACCACACCCGCGAGGGTGACTTCTGGCGCGAACAGCGCTGGATCGATGTCCCGAAAGCCTCCGAAGTGCGGCCCGCTGACTATCGCGAGCTGGCTCAGCAACGCCCGCTGGCTGGCATGCGCATCGGGGTCCCGGGCATGTATATCAACCAAGACCAGCACGCTGGAACCGGCGGGGACCGCACGGCGGACGCTGGCGTGGGCGGGCCGATGGGGCAGAAAATCCACACCCACCCCGACGTCATTGCGCTATGGGAGAAAGCCCGTACCGTGCTCGAAGACGCCGGGGCTAGCGTGGAGATCGTGGACTTTCCAGTAGTCAGCAATTACGAAGGCGACCGGCCTGAAGCTCCCACGATCTCAACCCGCGGGATGGTGAGCCCCGAATACCTCACCGACGAGGTCGGATACCTCGCCGCGTGGTCATGGGAGCGTTTCTTGCGCGCCAACGCTGAGGCCACTGAAGCTGGCGAGGCAGCGCCACGGCCCGCAACGCTCGCAGACGTTGATGGGGCGGAGATCTTCCCGCATCCGGAGGGCGCGCTCGAAGACCGCTACGTCGGCTTCGACGATGACATCGCGACCTACCCGGACATGATCCGGGAACGCGGCTTCTGCGAACTGGCGGATATCCCGGGCATCGGGGACGGCATCGCGGGCATGGACCAGACCCGCGAGCTCGACTTCGATGACTGGATGGCCGAACGCAAGCTCGACGTGATTGCGTTCCCGGCGATGGCCGACGTCGGCCCAGCCGACGCCGACACCAACCCCGAATCAGCCGAGAAAGCATGGGCCAACGGGGTCTGGGTTGCCAACGGCAACCTCATCCCACGCCACTTCGGCATCCCGACCGTGACCGTACCCATGGGAGCCATGCACACCGCAATGCCTGTGGGCCTCACGTTCGCGGGCAAGCCATATTCGGACAACACGCTGCTGGCGCTCGCCGCAGAGTTCGAATCCCGGCACCCGGCCCGCACCACACCAAACCTGACCGTAACTAGCAAGGATTCAGCCGCCACCATCGGCAGCGAGTGA
- a CDS encoding NAD-dependent succinate-semialdehyde dehydrogenase, with amino-acid sequence MSQSYVGINPATGQVNNEYPHTTDADISAALDKAVKGYKEWRAKSVKERGEILAKVADLFVERRRELGEIATKEMGKPFGEARGEAAFSGEIIRYYVENAEELLADEVIKDDEDGKAVIQKRPLGPLVGVMPWNYPYYQVARFAGPNLMLGNVVLLKHAESTPDSALAIQKIMDDAGIPEGVYQNIFASHEQIASLIENPQVAGVSLTGSERAGREVGATAGKALKKSVLELGGNDPYVILSSEDPRQAARDAIAIRFENTGQACNSNKRLIIMEDIYDEFLDELIKETEKLQPHDPMEKGENVFGPLSSEKAADRLVEQLEKAVSEGATLRVGGTRLDRPGFYVQPAVLTDIPKDTTGYKEELFGPVLSVYKVSSDEEALELANDTAYGLGSAVFAVEEGRAERFAEGIEAGMVGVNGPTFEDVDMPFGGVKGSGFGRELGKLGIDEFVNKRLMCFNK; translated from the coding sequence ATGTCCCAGTCCTACGTTGGCATCAACCCGGCAACCGGCCAGGTCAACAACGAATACCCACACACCACTGACGCCGACATCAGCGCGGCCCTCGACAAGGCCGTCAAGGGCTACAAGGAGTGGCGCGCCAAGAGCGTCAAGGAGCGCGGCGAGATCCTCGCGAAGGTCGCCGACTTGTTCGTTGAGCGCCGCCGCGAACTCGGTGAAATCGCGACCAAGGAAATGGGTAAGCCATTCGGCGAGGCCCGCGGTGAGGCCGCGTTCTCTGGCGAAATCATCCGCTACTACGTTGAGAACGCCGAAGAGCTCCTCGCTGACGAGGTCATCAAGGATGACGAAGATGGCAAGGCCGTCATCCAGAAGCGTCCGCTTGGCCCACTCGTGGGCGTCATGCCGTGGAACTACCCGTACTACCAGGTTGCACGTTTCGCTGGCCCTAACCTCATGCTCGGTAACGTCGTTCTGCTCAAGCACGCGGAATCCACCCCGGATTCTGCCCTGGCTATCCAGAAGATCATGGACGATGCGGGCATTCCGGAAGGCGTCTACCAGAACATCTTCGCGTCCCACGAGCAGATCGCATCGCTGATCGAGAACCCGCAGGTTGCTGGTGTCTCGCTGACCGGGTCGGAACGCGCAGGCCGCGAGGTTGGCGCTACCGCAGGTAAGGCCCTGAAGAAGTCCGTTCTTGAACTCGGCGGTAACGACCCATACGTGATCCTCTCGAGCGAAGACCCACGCCAGGCTGCACGCGACGCGATCGCGATCCGCTTCGAGAACACCGGCCAGGCCTGCAACTCGAACAAGCGCCTCATCATTATGGAGGACATCTACGACGAGTTCCTCGACGAACTCATCAAGGAAACCGAGAAGCTGCAGCCACACGACCCAATGGAGAAGGGCGAGAACGTGTTCGGCCCGCTGTCCTCCGAGAAGGCAGCTGACCGCCTCGTGGAACAGCTCGAAAAGGCCGTCTCTGAAGGCGCGACCCTGCGCGTCGGTGGAACCCGCCTCGACCGCCCAGGCTTCTACGTCCAGCCAGCCGTTCTGACCGACATCCCGAAGGACACCACCGGCTACAAGGAAGAGCTCTTCGGCCCAGTCTTGAGCGTCTACAAGGTCTCCTCCGACGAGGAAGCGCTCGAACTCGCTAACGACACCGCATACGGCCTCGGCTCCGCAGTGTTCGCAGTCGAGGAAGGCCGCGCAGAACGCTTCGCCGAGGGCATCGAAGCCGGAATGGTCGGCGTCAACGGCCCAACCTTCGAAGACGTCGACATGCCATTCGGTGGCGTCAAGGGCTCCGGTTTCGGCCGCGAGCTCGGCAAGCTCGGCATCGACGAATTCGTCAACAAGCGCCTCATGTGCTTCAACAAGTAA
- a CDS encoding NAD(P)-dependent oxidoreductase, which translates to MRETESMKIAFLGTGRMGTELARKLLSDHEVTVWNRSAERAQPLVDEGAALAESAADAVAGADIVVSCLFGPDVVREVITGAGLIPDGVPWLDATTVGLADAREFASAVPTYVATPVVGTLGPARAGKLGVYVGSPDEAVRTQAADVVAVWADPARLRVVDSAEKATAGKLLANLALAVSAQGLREALTLGAAAGLDGSETLDMLDSTGLAFIANMKRPFVEGERVSSPGDFTVDAIAKDARLMLAAVADSERFGELFEQGVADADAFDADMPAVRAALRSLDAAQETGRGDRDFSTIFVDSAE; encoded by the coding sequence GTGCGAGAGACTGAATCTATGAAGATTGCTTTTCTTGGTACTGGCCGGATGGGCACCGAGCTTGCCCGTAAGTTGCTCTCCGATCATGAGGTGACGGTGTGGAACCGCTCGGCTGAGCGTGCGCAACCGTTGGTGGATGAGGGTGCTGCGCTCGCTGAGTCTGCCGCCGATGCGGTGGCCGGCGCGGACATCGTGGTTTCGTGTTTGTTTGGCCCTGATGTGGTGCGTGAGGTCATCACGGGTGCGGGCTTGATCCCGGATGGTGTGCCGTGGCTTGATGCCACGACGGTGGGTTTGGCTGATGCGCGTGAGTTCGCTTCCGCGGTTCCGACCTATGTTGCGACCCCGGTGGTGGGCACGTTGGGGCCGGCTCGTGCGGGCAAGCTGGGCGTGTATGTGGGTTCCCCGGATGAGGCCGTGCGCACTCAGGCCGCAGATGTGGTGGCTGTGTGGGCTGATCCGGCGCGTTTGCGTGTGGTTGATTCCGCGGAGAAGGCGACGGCGGGTAAGTTGCTCGCGAACCTCGCTTTGGCGGTTTCGGCTCAGGGTCTGCGTGAGGCTCTGACGTTGGGTGCCGCGGCTGGGCTGGATGGCTCGGAGACTCTGGACATGTTGGATTCGACCGGCCTCGCGTTCATCGCGAACATGAAGCGCCCGTTTGTTGAGGGTGAGCGGGTGAGCTCGCCGGGTGATTTCACGGTGGATGCGATCGCTAAGGACGCTCGTTTGATGCTCGCCGCGGTTGCTGATTCGGAGCGTTTCGGTGAGCTTTTTGAGCAGGGCGTGGCTGATGCCGATGCGTTCGATGCGGACATGCCTGCCGTGCGTGCCGCTCTGCGTTCGCTGGATGCGGCTCAGGAGACGGGCCGCGGGGATCGTGACTTCTCCACGATCTTCGTAGACAGCGCGGAGTAA